GTCAGCTACCGCCTGGGGCTTCTCGAGCCCTGGGAGGGGGGCTTCACCATCGAGGACACCCTCCAGCTCGCGCCCGCCCTCGTTGAGGCGGGGGCGGACATCTTTCATGCCTCGCGGAACGCGCGGGTCGGCGTGCCCGTCGTGCCGGATCTGTACAATCCGGCCTTTTTGCAACTCAAGAAACGAGTGGATGCGCCTCTCATCGCCAACGGGGCCGCCTTCGAGCCGGGCCGCGTGCAGGATTATCTGGACGGCGGTGCCGATCTGGTGGCCGTGGGAAGGGCGATGCTGACCGATCCCGATTACACGAAGAAGGCAATCAGCGGGAAGAAAAAAGAAATCCTGCGGTGCATCGAGTGCAAGCCCTGCATCTATATGCGCGACAGCCGATGCCCGGACGATGCGTATCCCGGCGGCGTCCCCGCCTCGATGGCGGAGATCCTCGATGTGGCCGCGACGATGCAGGGCGGCGGCTACGCACCCACGGCCAAGAAACGAAAAAGCATCGACGAGCTGGTCGAGGAGCAGCCGGAAGGCTCCTCGATCTCCTGAAAGGGAAAAGAGTATGAAAGCAGCCTGGTATGAAAAGTACGGCCCGGCGAAGGAAGTGATAAAGGTGGGAGAGCTGGACGCGCCCGAGGCCGGGCCGGGCGAGGTCCGCGTCCGGATGTACGCCTCCGGGGTCAACCCTTCCGACGTCAAGGCCCGTGTCGGGAGCCGAGGGCCTTTCAAGGACAAGCTTATCGTCCCCCACAGCGACGGCGCCGGCGTGATCGACCAAGTAGGTTCCGGCGTTGACCCTTCCCGCGAGGGGGAGCGGGTGTGGGTTTACAACGGCCAGTGGGAGCGACCCATGGGGACAAACGCCGAGTACATTGTCCTTCCTGAGCGGCAGGCCGTTCCCCTGCCCGATTCGGTCAGTTTCGCGGAAGGCGCCTGCCTGGCGATACCGGCGATGACGGCCCACCGCTGCCTCTTTTCGGACGGCGGGATCCAGGGCCAGACGGTTCTGGTCACGGGCGGCGCAGGAGCAGTCGGCAACTACGCCGTGCAGCTCGCCAAATGGGCCGGCGCCCATGTCATCGCCACGATCAGCTCGGGCGAGAAGGCGGCGAGGGCCCGCGAGGCCGGCGCCAGCCATACCATCAACTATCGTTCGGAAGATGTGGCGGCCCGAATCGATATGATCACGAACGGGGAGGGCGTGGACCGCATCGTGGACGTGGACTTCGGCACCAACCTGCGGTTCAGCATCGATTCCCTGAAGCACAACGGCATGATCACGACATACGCTTCGATGGGGAACCGGGAGCCCGCCTTCCCGCACTATCCCGCCATGCAACGGAACACGAACATTCGTTGGGTGTTTGTCTACGCCATGCCGGATGAGGCCATCCGGCGTGCGTGCGAGGATATCGTCGCCGCCATCGAGCAGGAGGCGCTGACGCACCCTGTCGCGGTGACTTATCCTCTGGAGGAGACGGCGGCTTCGCACGAGATGGTCGAGAGCGGCGCATATATGGGCAATGTGGTGGTCATGATTGACTAGGCGTCCCAAGGCCCGGCGTGCGGACCGGGTTTCCGGCATATCATGTGAGGAAATGCGATGAGTCCATCTACGGCACCGGCAGCGCTATCGAAGGAAAATATCGAATTTGTGGGGTATCACGATCTCCAGGATCGCCCGGCCTTCAAGATTGCGATGCAGGAGGTGGACGACCGCTTTTATCTTTACCTTTCCCATTTCTGGGTGAGCGGATGGACGGTACTCGATGTCACCGATCCGAAAAACCCCGAGCACAAATGCTATATCGAGGGGCCGGACAACACCTGGACGCTCCAGGTGCAGGTGGCCGATGGCCTGCTGATCACCTCGATGGAGAAAATTCCCGCGGGATGGGGCCCACGGCCGAACGATCCGCCCGAGAAAGAGGGCGTCTATATCTGGGACGTGGAGAAGGACCCCGGCGCCCCCGAGCTGATCTCCCACTGGGAGACCGGTGCGGAGGGGACCCATCGGAACTTCTACAACGGCGGCCGCTACGCCCACCTTTCGGCGGGCGCGCCGGGCTATACCGGGCGCATTTACCGGATTCTCGATATCGGCGATCCGGCCCATCCCAAGGAAGTGGGGCGCTGGGCGCTGCCCGAGCAGGAGGAAGGGAGAGCCTCGGACATGAGCGGGGCAAGCCCGATGGTGTTCCAGCACGGTCCGGCCCACGCCGAGGCCGGAAGGGCGTATCTGCCCTATGCCGGCGGGGGCATGATCGTTGTGGACATCAGCGATATCACCTCCCCGAAAATGGTGAGCCGCCTGAACGTTCATCCGCCGCTGGGGAGCTATCTCGCCGTGCACACGGTCTATCCCTACCGCCACCGTGGAATCGCGATCGCCAACAGCGAGGCCCTGAAGGAAAACTGCGAGGAGCCGCTGAACTTCACGGCGGTTGTGGACATCCGCGATGAAGAGAACCTGCGGGTGATGAGTCTTTTCCCCGTTCCCGATCCCCCCGCGGGTTATAGTCACAAGAATTTCTGCGAGCGCGGCGGCCGCTTTGGCCCCCACAACCAGCACCATTCCCAAGGGCTTGCCTGTCTCGATCAGCGCGAGGACCGGATCTACTTGACCTATTTCAACGCCGGGTTGCGAATATACAATCTGGAAGACCCGGTCCACCCGCGGGAGATCGCCCACTACATTCCCACCGATCCGGTGAAGCGGCTGGGGATGCTACCGAAGACGCTCGTCACCCAGAGCGAGGATGTGCTGGTCGATCGGCGCGGCTACATATATGTCACCGACAAGAACCACGGGCTGCACATTCTTCGCTGCACCATCTAGAGAGAAACGGAAAAAGCCCGCGGGCCTCAACGGCGCGCGGGCTTTTTTTTGTGTTCGGATAAGTTCCAGAATTTCAGCCCTTTGCGGCTGTCCTGCCACGGCGTGAGGTTTTTCCTAGGCGCCTCTCACGCGATTTCCGTCGGCATCGAAGAGATAGATGCCATCGGGGTCGAAGGTGATGCCCAGCTTTTGTCCTGCCTTGAACTCGCGGGAGCCCTCGACGACGGCGATGGTGGGCCGCTCGGAGCCGTGCTCGAAGTAAAGCAGGGTGTCTTTCCCCAGGGGTTCGACCAAGCGGACATCGCAGGTGAAGGAGCCGTTTGTCTCTCCCATGAGAACACCTTCCGGCCGGGCGCCAAAAGTGTATGAGCCGGCGGCCACGCCTGCGTACTTGCCGGGCAACTCAACCGAAAGGCCGGGGCCCTCAAAGACAGTCCCTCCGCCGACTTTCTTGATTTTGCCCGGGATCAGGTTCATCGAGGGGCTGCCGAAGAAATCAGCGACGAAGTAGCTCACCGGGTTGCTGTAGATTTCCAGCGGGGTGCCGCGCTGTTCGATGAGGCCGCCGCGCATCACGATGATGCGGTCGGCAAGGGTCATGGCCTCTTCCTGGTCGTGGGTGACGTAGACGAAAGTTTTTTTCAGTTCCTGGTGGAGCCGATCGATTTCGGCGCGCATCTCACGGCGCAGCTTGGCGTCGAGGCTCGAGAGCGGCTCGTCCAGCAGGAACGCGGAGGGGTCGGTGATCAGGGTGCGGGCGAGAGCGGCGCGCTGGGCCTCACCGCCCGAGCATTGCCCAGGGAGCTTCTCGAGGAGATGGGAAATGTGCACCATTTCGGCCACTTCGTGGACGCGTTTTTTGCGTATATCCCTCGGAACTTTTTTCATCCGGGGGCCGAATTCAATGTTCTGGAAGATGGTTTTATGCGGGAAAAGGGCGTGGCTCTGAAACACCATCCCCAGATTGCGCTGGCCGGGCTCCAGGTCGTTGACAACCTTATCGTCGATAACGATCTCGCCGGCGGTCGGCTCTTCAAAGCCTGCCGTCATGCGCAGGGTGGTGGTTTTGCCGCAGCCGGAGGGGCCGACGATGACGACAAACTCGCCTTCTTCGATAACGAGATCGAGATTTTTGACGGCTTCGATGTTGACGCCAAATACCTTGCGAAGACCTTTCAGTTCTATCCGAGCCACGATAGTTTCACCTCTTCACCATGCCAAAGCTGAATCCCCGTACCAGATGCTTCCGGATCATGCAGCCAATGACAACAAGGGGAATGGTAATGCCGACGGCGAGGGCCGCCTGTCTGCCGTATACGCGGCCTTCGGTGGAACCCTCGTATTTTGTCAGCTGAATGGGAAGCGTTACGACCTCTGTCTTGGAAAGGATCAGCGCCAGGAGGTATTCGCTCCACGTGAGAATCAGGATGAACATGAAGGTGGCCACGATACCGGAGCGCACCAGCGGCAAGATGATCTCCCAGATGGTTCGCCACCGGGTGGCCCCGAGGATGGAGGCGGCGTGTTCTATCTCCAAGGGCACCTCGTCAATGAAGCTCTTGGTCATCCACACGGAGTAGGGGAGCGTCGTGATGACATAGATAATTGCAAGGCCGGTGATGGTGTCTGTCAAGCCGATATTGCCGTAATAGATGGAGAGGGGTGCGGCCACAACGATGGGCGGGATCATGCGGAACATCAGGAGGTTGAACATCCGCAGTTCCGAGAGTATCTGGTATCGGGAGACGCCGTAAGCCAGAACGGCGCCGAACAGGACCGAGACCGACGTGGAGGACGTTGCGATAATGAAGCTGTTCCACATCGCAATCCAGGGTTTTTGCATCGACACGACTAACTGGGTGCCGACTTCGGCCTCGCTGCTGGTCCAGACGGCGAGGTAGTTGTCCCAGGTGGGTGTGCTGGACCAGTAAACAGGCGGCCAGGCGAACCATTCATGGTCCGGCTTGACCGAGGTTGCGACGATCCAGAAGATCGGAAAGGCAACGATAAAAAACCACAAGCCCAAGGCCGAGAACCGGAATATCTTGTTCAGTTTCTGTTTTTGCCTCCGGTTCATTTACCTGCCCCCGTTTGCATGTACATCTGGTCGAGGTTTTTCTTTTCTTTCATCAGGACGCGAATCGCGAACAGAACGAGAACGATCATCCCCATCAGGACGAGATAGGACATGGCCGCGCCCTTGGAGATGTGGAAGAACTCCCAGGTCGTCAGGTACAGGTAAATCGGCATGGTCTCTGTCGCAGAGCCCGGACCGCCCTGGAGGAGCGCCCATGTTTTCGGAAATTCGCCGACCGATTCCAGAAAGCGCAGAATCAGCGCCAGAAAGATGACGGGACGAAGGAGGGGGAGCTGCACCTCCCGGAAAATGCGCCAGCGGTTCGCGCCGAGGTTCTGGGCGGCTTCAATCAAGTCGTTGGGCAGGGCGGAGAGCCCGGCCAGCATGATGATGAAGGTAAAGGGTGTCCAGTTCCATATCTCGAGCAAGATGACGGTGATGACGGCCGCGGTGGGGTCCGCGAGCCAGGTGACGTTGATGGTCGTTCCTGTTAAAGCGCTCAATATTCCGTTCACCGGCCCCTTTTGATAGAGCAGCATCTCGAAGGTGTAGGCGATAACGATGGGTACGGTGAGCATGGGGAGGATGAAAAACGCGTAAAAGAACCCGTGGCCCTTGAAGGGGCGGTACATCAAAAGCGCCAGCCCGAATCCGATGACGAAAGATCCCAGCGTGGAGAAGAGAGCGAAAACGAGGGTCTTCGGTATCGAGGCCCAGAACCGGTTGTCGGTGAGAACTTCGGCAAAAGTATCGAACCCGACGAAATCCGCCTGCCACCAGTTGGCCAGATAGACGGTCCAGGAGTGGAAGCTGAAGTAGAGCATGAGGATGAAAACGGGGGCCAGGAAGAGGAGAAGGGCGATAAAGGGGGTCAACAGCGTCCATTTGAATATGGCGATGCCCCGCTTTTGGCTCTGTCTGATTTCCATGGTTGTGGCCATAATCCGTACCTTCGCCTTTCGTAGCGATCGGAAAAGACCTCTACTTCGGGAAACAATCCATATCGGAAAATGTTTCGCCGAACGACTGGAGACTGCCCCAGAAGGCAATTTCCTGTAACAATTATTCGCACCAGCATGATAAAAGGAACCGGATTTGTCAATATCCCGATGTCGCCGTATTGCGGGTTTTCCCGGGTTTTTTCGCCGATTCGGGGCGTCCCGGAGATGTGATGGAGGGGGAAGGATTCATTCTGCCGTGTCATCGCCCATGGGGGTGGTGTTGTCCCGCAGAGCGGCGAAGGCCGGCGGGAAGAGAGGGGAGGCGCTCAGATGCCCAAATTGCAAGTTGGTGATGTTGAGCTTTACTACGAATTGCACGGCAAGGGGGTGCCGGTCGTCCTGATCGGCGGCCTGGCCGGCGATGCGCGTGCGTGGTCGAAGCAAATCGAAGTGCTCTCGAAGAAATACCAGGTGCTGGCATTCGACAACCGGGGAACGGGAAGAAGCTCCGCTCCCGAGGTTCCCTATACGAGCCGGCTGTTTGCGGACGATACCATCGGTCTGATGAACGCGCTCGGCCTGCCCGCCGCCCACGTCATCGGCCGCTCCATGGGCGGCGCCGTCGTCCAGGAGATGGCGATCAACTATCCCGACAGGATGCGCTCGATGAGCATCACGGCCTCTTTCGGAAAGATGGACCGCTACGGCGCGCGCATCCTCGACAACATCAAGGATGTGGTGATCGCCCAGGGCTATGAGGCCGCGGCCAAGCATCAGAGCCTTTTTTTCTTCCCCCCGTCCTATTTCAATGCCAACAAGGAAGAGATGGACGCCATCGAGAGCATCCTGGCCGATCCGAACCGGCCCCTGCACGGCTACGTCAACTCATCGCTTGCCTGCACGAACCACGATGCACTCGATCGGCTGGGGCAGGTGAAGTGCCCGACGCTGGTTATGGCGGGCTCGGAGGACATCCTGTGCGCCGCCGAATGCTCGCGCGAGATTGCGAAGCGCATTCCCGGCGCGGAACTGAAAATCTACGAGGGGGCCAGCCACTTCTTCCTGGTCCAGTGCTACGAAGAGTCCATGAAGGATATCGAGGATTTTCTGGCGAAGCACTAGGAACGAAAATTCAGGCCGATTTTTTGCGAAGCTCTTCGAGGAGCCGCTGCAAGCTCTTTTGCTCCTGCTCGGGTGCGAAGAGCCGCCGCCGCCGATCGGATTTGCGCTTGAGCTCCCTGTAGAAGCGCGAGTCCTCCTCCGCCCGCCTCAGGAGGCGGGCGAGGGCTTTCGTGTCCTTCGGTGGGAAGTATCCCGGATAATCCGCTCCGAGCAGACCGAGCGAGCCGGCGATTTTCGAAGAGAGCGTCGGGACGGAGCAAGCGATGGCCTCGCCGACGGCGTTGGCCCCCCCTTCCATCTCGGAGCTCAGCACGTGGAGGCGGCACCGCGATAAAATCCGCAGCGCCTTCCACCGGGGAACTTCCCCGAGCCACCGGTAGCGCGGGTTCGCGGCGGCCTCCGCTTTCGCCCGGACGGCCATCTCCTCCGTCAGCGCACCGCCCAGATGGATGATTTGCACCCGGGAGGAAGCGGGAAGGTGCTGAGCCGCCTTCGCCGCCCGGAAGGGATCCTTCACGGCGCGAAGGTGTCCTATCACGCACACTTCAAACACACCTTTTTTCGGCGAGAAATCGCCCGGCGGCGGGACGACGGACTGGTGGATAGGGCGGGCTTTTTTTCTCAGGTGGCGCGGCAGCGCTTCCGCCCCCAGTTGATGGAGGACGATGAGCCGATCGGCCAGTTCGATCGATTCCTGCGCCTGCGCACTTACCCGGATATCGTAGAGGTCGGTCCCCGTCATGGCCACGATGAGGGGCCGGCCGGGGTATTCCTTCCGGAAGCCGGTTACCGCGCCGTGGCTCCTTTTGGCGTGGAGGGCGATGAGGAGGTCGCAGTTTTCCCCTTCATATGCCAAACCGATCTTGACCTTGTGGCCCAGCGCGCGGAGAAGGCGCCCCCAGCGGGCGGCCGTCACCCGGTTTCCCTTTCTTGAGCCCACCCCTGCGGGCGATATGAGCGAAATCTTCATCGTTCCCGGGATTCTTCTTGGCTAGAGGGCGCAAGTGCGGAAACCCGCCCAGACATCCCGCCTATCGGGCGTGAAATAGTTTCGGTAATTGTTCCGGACAAGCCGCGAGCGTGAAGCCCAGGCCCCGCCGCGAAGCACCTTCCGGGTGTTGAACCACGGTTCGGAATAGTCCTTGTAGGGGTCGGGCACGAAGCCAGGGAAGGGCCGGAAGACGCTGCTCGTCCACTCCCAGACGTTCCCGAGCATCTGGCGGCAGCCAAAGGCGCTGTCGCCTTCGGCGAAGGCACCCACATCCACGCAACCCATCCCCTGCCAGTCGAGGTTGGCGTGGACCGGCTGGGGGCGATTGTTGCCCCAGGGGTAGACCCGCTTCGTGCCCGAGAGCGATTTTCCGTCCGGAGCGGGCTCTGTGCCCGCAGCGGCTTCCCACTCCGACTCGGTGGGCAGGCGTCTTCCCGCCCATTTGCAGTAGGCCTCCGCCTCGAAATAGTTGACATGGATAACAGGCCGGTGGGGTTCCAGCGGAATCCACTTGTCGAAATGATGGCGCAGCCACGCACCGCCCTCTTTTTTCCACTGGAAGGGGTGCTCCGCCTGCTCATGGGTCCGCCAGGCCCACCCCTCGGCGCTCCAGAGGCTTTCGTTGGCGTAGCCGCCATCGTCGGCGAACGCGGCATACTCCGCCTGGGTGACGGGCGTGCGGGCGATGGAGAAGGGCGCCAGCTCGACGGCGTGTGCCCATTTCTCGTTGTCGAAGACAAAGGGCTCCGCCTCGGTGGAGCCGAGCATGAACACTCCGCCGGGAACCCGCGCATCTCCCGGGCAGGGGCCGGCGTGGCGGGCCGCCTGGGTGCCCACGTTCTCGGTCGGCATGGAGAATTTCGGCGGGGGATAGTCGAGCGTCTGGCGGGTGTAGGTGAACGCCTCGGCGTGCATGTCCTCGTGATAGACCGAGTACATGATGTGGTATTGCTGCGCCTCGCTCAGGTCGCCCTTTTCGATGGTTTCGATCACGCGGTCCCGCACGGTTTTCATGTAGTCAATCGTTTCCTCCCGGGAGGGGAGGGGAAGGCTCCACCGGGTGTCGTGATGAACCGCCATCGAATCGTAGAGCGCGTCGCCGTCCTCGCGGATGGGTTTTTCCCCGTGGGTGTGGCGGAGGAGCCACTTTTCGTGAAACCAGGCGATGTGCCCGATCTCCCACTTCAGGGGGTTCACGATGTCGAGCTGGGGGCCCATCAGCTGATCGTCGGTGAGGTCGGCCACCAGGTCGAACGTTCGCTGTCTTGCGTCGTGGACCCATCGGGCCAGATTGACCTTCTGCATCGCGGCGGGTTCCTCTCAAGAAATGAAAATAGCAGATATTTTTACCCGGCGGCCAGATATTGAACGCTGAACAGCCGGCCGGAGTCCGTCCATACCTGCTTCACTTCATATCCCGATCCTGCGGCCAGTGCCCCGAATTCATCAAGCGTGTATTTGTAGGAATTTTCCGTGTGAATGCGCTCGTCTTTTTCGAGGCGAATTTTCTCCTTGCCGAGCCGGACGGTTTGGGCCTTCCGGCTGACGAGATGCATTTCGATGCGGCCTTCTTCTTCGTTGTAAAAGGACAGATGCTCGAACGCATCGGCCTGAAAGTCGGCGCCGAACTCCCGGTTGATGTTCCGGAGGATGTTCAGGTTGAACTCCCGGGTGACGCCCTTTTCGTCGTCGTAGGCGGCCTCGAGGACCTTGCGGTCTTTCTTGAGGTCCACCCCGATGAGCATGCCGCCTCCCGGGCCGCAAATCTCCCGCATGCTTTCGAGAAACGATCCGGCCGCCTCGGGGGTGAAGTTGCCGATGGTCGAGCCGGGAAAATACACCACCCGCCGCCGGGGCGGCTTCCGGGCGGCGGGAATGAGGAAAGGGTGCGTGAAGTCGGCGAAGATCGGCAGAATTTCCAGCTCGGGACAATCGGCCCTCAGTTGTTCCGCCGCGTTGAGGAGATGCGCCCGGGAGATGTCCACCGGGGCGTAGGCGGCGGGCGCTTCCAACTCGCCGAGCAGGAGGCGGATTTTGATTCCCGCGCCGCTTCCCAGCTCGATGATCATGCTCCCCGGGCCGATGGCGGCGGCCATCTCCGCGGCGTGGCGCTCCATGATTCCGATCTCGGTCCGCGTCGGGTAGTACTCCTCCAGCGCGCAGATCTCCTCGAACAGATGAGAGCCGCGCTCATCGTAAAAGTACTTGCAGGGAAGCGATTTCGGCTCATGCCTGAGCCCCTGAAGGACCTCTTTCAGAAGGGAGCTGTCGGCCGGCCGGGATTCCGTCAGATTGAGGGAAGCGATAATTTTTCCGTCCTTCGCAAAAAAGGAAAAGAAAGGAGCGCGTGTTTTCAGGATCGCCCTGCCGCACCGGAAGGATAGGCATTTGCTGTACCCCTACCTTAAAGAAGCCCGCCGGATCGTGCAATCCGGGCCCCCTAACGCTATTAAAATAACCGATGGCCGGTATTTGGATATGAAATAGCGGGTTATTCCGCCCGGCTCAGGCGAAGGCCGGGCGAGACGGCGCGCCGCTCCAGGAGATCGAACGCCCCCTGCACCACGAGGGCCAGGAGGGCGGCCGGCACCGCGCCCTCGAGGATGAGGGCGGTGTCGTCCAGCCGGATTCCTGTCAGGATGGGCTGGCCGTACCCTCCCGCACCGATGAGGGCGCCGAGCGTTGCGGTGCCCACGTTGATGACGGCGGCGGTCTTGATGCCCGCGAGGATGGAGCGGGCGGCGATCGGAAGCTCGACCAGGCGCAGCCGGGCGGCGGGGGCGAGGCCGATCGCTTCGGCCGATTCCAGCACCTGCGGCGGGATATCGCGGAGTCCGGCATGGGTGTTCCGCACGATGGGAAGGAGGCTGTAGAGGAAAAGGGCCACCATGGCAGGCGGCCCCCCGATGCCCAGAAGCGGAATCATGAAGACGAGCAGGGCGAGCGAGGGGATGGTCTGGATGACGCCGGCCGCGCCCAGAACAATCTGCCCGATGCGGGGCCTTCGGGCCGCCCAGATGCCCAGCGGCAGGGCGGCGAGGATGGCCGCCCCGAGCGAGAGGGTGACGAGGAAGAGGTGTTCTCCGGTCCGGCGGAGGAGCCGCCGCCCGAGGGAGTCGGAGGAAATCTCGGCGGCGATCCCCAGGGCGCGGGCCAGGAACCGGGCGGCGACCTCGGACTCGCCTTTCTTCTCGATCTTCACCCGGGCGTTCATCCGGATCATCGGCGCAGCCGCAATTTTATTTTCGAGCCGGAGGATCTCGCGCACCACTCCCGGCGCGCGCTTTTCCAGATCGGCGCGGTACAAAATAACGGCGTGGTAGACGGGAAAATGACCCAGATCGTCGCCGAGCACCCGCAGCTTGTAGTGGTGGATTTCCGCATCTGTGGTGTAGAGCTCCATCGCCTCGATGGTGCCCGAGGAGAGGGCGCGGTAGGCGAGATCGTGGTCGAGGCCCCGGACGTTCTGCTGCGGCAGCCGGTAGCGCTGACGGAGGCTCGGCCAGCCGTCGTTTCGGTCCATGAATTCGTTCGAGAAGCCGAACCGCAGCGCTTCGTGCTTGCGGAGATCCGAGATGATCCGGATGCCGAGCCGTTCAGCCACCTCCCTTTTCATTCCGATGGCGTAGGTGTTGTTGAAGCCGAGGGGCCGGCTTATACGGAGGCCGAGGGCGGCCAGGCGGGCGCGGAGTGTCTTCTCGCCGCGAATGTTCTCCCCCGCCAGAATTTCCTGCGTGAGGGTGCCTGTGTATTCGGGATAGATGTCGATCTCGCCCGCCCGAAGCGCGTTCCAGAGAATGCGGGTTCCGCCGAGCTCCCGCAGGTGGTGCGCGGTGTGGCCCGCCCGGGCGGCAAGGCGGCGGAGCATCTCCCCGAGAATGACCGACTCGGTGAATTTCTTGGAGCCAACGCGGATCTCGGCGCTCTCGGCGGACGATGGAGCGAGGAGGGTCGCCGCCAGGAGCGCGCACAAAACCGCTGGGAGAAAGCGCCGCCCGCTCATCTGCGCGCATCCTCCCCCGTGTCCGGCTCCAGCGCCGTCCGCTGGGCGTTGATGAAGCGGGTGACGAACGGATCGGCGGGCCGGTGGAGAAGGTCCGCCATCGCGCCCTCCTGGACGATGCGGCCCTCGCGCATGAGCGCGATGCGGTGGCCGAAGAAGGCCGCCTCGCCGATGTCGTGGGTGACCATGACGACGGTTTTCCCCAGCCGCTGGAAGATCTCCCGCAGGTCGTCCTGCAGTTCGGCGCGGATCATGGGGTCGAGGGCGGCGAGGGGCTCATCGAGCAAAAGGACATCCGGATCGAGCATGAGGGCGCGCATCAAGGAGACGCGCTGGCGCTGGCCGCCCGAGAGTTGGACCGGGTAGCGGTCCAGGCCCTCCGCCGGGAATTTTGTGAGCGCCACCAGCTCCGCCAGGCGGGCCTCGATCCGGGCGCCCTCCCATCCGAGGTGGCGGGCCATCAGGGCGGCGTTGGCGCGGGCGGTGAGATGGGGGAAGAGGCCCCCGTCCTGGATGACGTAGCCCATCTTCCGGCGGATGGGGAGCATGTTCTCCGGCCGGAGGGTTTCTCCCCCGAAGCGGACCTCCCCCGCATCGGGCGCGATGAGGCCGATGAGGATGCGCAGGAAGGTACTTTTTCCGCATCCGCTCGGGCCGATGAAGATCGTCGTCTCTCCCGGCGGGAAGGCGAGGGAGAGGGGCCGGAGCGCGGTCAGCTTCCCGTAGGTTTTTGAGATGTCCCTGACTTCCAGCAATCCCGTCTCCGTGTGTCCGGTGTGCGCGTACCGAGAAGTCATTATGGCATATGCGTGCCGGTACGGTTCGGGGGAGATAGAGAGCTTTTTGTTACAGGCTGGATCGCCAGGCGGCCTGATCGCCGGGCAGGTAGCAGTCCTGAATGAGCGTTTCGAAGCCCGGCCGCCATGCGGTTTTTCCGGCGAGCGAGAGAACTTTCTCGCGGATGTAGCCGATGATTGCCATCAAGCGGTCGTGGCGCGCGAGGTCGGCCACGCTGCCGCCTTC
The sequence above is drawn from the bacterium genome and encodes:
- a CDS encoding NADPH:quinone reductase, which gives rise to MKAAWYEKYGPAKEVIKVGELDAPEAGPGEVRVRMYASGVNPSDVKARVGSRGPFKDKLIVPHSDGAGVIDQVGSGVDPSREGERVWVYNGQWERPMGTNAEYIVLPERQAVPLPDSVSFAEGACLAIPAMTAHRCLFSDGGIQGQTVLVTGGAGAVGNYAVQLAKWAGAHVIATISSGEKAARAREAGASHTINYRSEDVAARIDMITNGEGVDRIVDVDFGTNLRFSIDSLKHNGMITTYASMGNREPAFPHYPAMQRNTNIRWVFVYAMPDEAIRRACEDIVAAIEQEALTHPVAVTYPLEETAASHEMVESGAYMGNVVVMID
- a CDS encoding ABC transporter ATP-binding protein, which produces MARIELKGLRKVFGVNIEAVKNLDLVIEEGEFVVIVGPSGCGKTTTLRMTAGFEEPTAGEIVIDDKVVNDLEPGQRNLGMVFQSHALFPHKTIFQNIEFGPRMKKVPRDIRKKRVHEVAEMVHISHLLEKLPGQCSGGEAQRAALARTLITDPSAFLLDEPLSSLDAKLRREMRAEIDRLHQELKKTFVYVTHDQEEAMTLADRIIVMRGGLIEQRGTPLEIYSNPVSYFVADFFGSPSMNLIPGKIKKVGGGTVFEGPGLSVELPGKYAGVAAGSYTFGARPEGVLMGETNGSFTCDVRLVEPLGKDTLLYFEHGSERPTIAVVEGSREFKAGQKLGITFDPDGIYLFDADGNRVRGA
- a CDS encoding carbohydrate ABC transporter permease, with the protein product MNRRQKQKLNKIFRFSALGLWFFIVAFPIFWIVATSVKPDHEWFAWPPVYWSSTPTWDNYLAVWTSSEAEVGTQLVVSMQKPWIAMWNSFIIATSSTSVSVLFGAVLAYGVSRYQILSELRMFNLLMFRMIPPIVVAAPLSIYYGNIGLTDTITGLAIIYVITTLPYSVWMTKSFIDEVPLEIEHAASILGATRWRTIWEIILPLVRSGIVATFMFILILTWSEYLLALILSKTEVVTLPIQLTKYEGSTEGRVYGRQAALAVGITIPLVVIGCMIRKHLVRGFSFGMVKR
- a CDS encoding sugar ABC transporter permease is translated as MATTMEIRQSQKRGIAIFKWTLLTPFIALLLFLAPVFILMLYFSFHSWTVYLANWWQADFVGFDTFAEVLTDNRFWASIPKTLVFALFSTLGSFVIGFGLALLMYRPFKGHGFFYAFFILPMLTVPIVIAYTFEMLLYQKGPVNGILSALTGTTINVTWLADPTAAVITVILLEIWNWTPFTFIIMLAGLSALPNDLIEAAQNLGANRWRIFREVQLPLLRPVIFLALILRFLESVGEFPKTWALLQGGPGSATETMPIYLYLTTWEFFHISKGAAMSYLVLMGMIVLVLFAIRVLMKEKKNLDQMYMQTGAGK
- a CDS encoding alpha/beta fold hydrolase; this encodes MPKLQVGDVELYYELHGKGVPVVLIGGLAGDARAWSKQIEVLSKKYQVLAFDNRGTGRSSAPEVPYTSRLFADDTIGLMNALGLPAAHVIGRSMGGAVVQEMAINYPDRMRSMSITASFGKMDRYGARILDNIKDVVIAQGYEAAAKHQSLFFFPPSYFNANKEEMDAIESILADPNRPLHGYVNSSLACTNHDALDRLGQVKCPTLVMAGSEDILCAAECSREIAKRIPGAELKIYEGASHFFLVQCYEESMKDIEDFLAKH
- the senB gene encoding selenoneine biosynthesis selenosugar synthase SenB → MKISLISPAGVGSRKGNRVTAARWGRLLRALGHKVKIGLAYEGENCDLLIALHAKRSHGAVTGFRKEYPGRPLIVAMTGTDLYDIRVSAQAQESIELADRLIVLHQLGAEALPRHLRKKARPIHQSVVPPPGDFSPKKGVFEVCVIGHLRAVKDPFRAAKAAQHLPASSRVQIIHLGGALTEEMAVRAKAEAAANPRYRWLGEVPRWKALRILSRCRLHVLSSEMEGGANAVGEAIACSVPTLSSKIAGSLGLLGADYPGYFPPKDTKALARLLRRAEEDSRFYRELKRKSDRRRRLFAPEQEQKSLQRLLEELRKKSA
- the senA gene encoding selenoneine synthase SenA, which encodes MQKVNLARWVHDARQRTFDLVADLTDDQLMGPQLDIVNPLKWEIGHIAWFHEKWLLRHTHGEKPIREDGDALYDSMAVHHDTRWSLPLPSREETIDYMKTVRDRVIETIEKGDLSEAQQYHIMYSVYHEDMHAEAFTYTRQTLDYPPPKFSMPTENVGTQAARHAGPCPGDARVPGGVFMLGSTEAEPFVFDNEKWAHAVELAPFSIARTPVTQAEYAAFADDGGYANESLWSAEGWAWRTHEQAEHPFQWKKEGGAWLRHHFDKWIPLEPHRPVIHVNYFEAEAYCKWAGRRLPTESEWEAAAGTEPAPDGKSLSGTKRVYPWGNNRPQPVHANLDWQGMGCVDVGAFAEGDSAFGCRQMLGNVWEWTSSVFRPFPGFVPDPYKDYSEPWFNTRKVLRGGAWASRSRLVRNNYRNYFTPDRRDVWAGFRTCAL
- the egtD gene encoding L-histidine N(alpha)-methyltransferase; amino-acid sequence: MTESRPADSSLLKEVLQGLRHEPKSLPCKYFYDERGSHLFEEICALEEYYPTRTEIGIMERHAAEMAAAIGPGSMIIELGSGAGIKIRLLLGELEAPAAYAPVDISRAHLLNAAEQLRADCPELEILPIFADFTHPFLIPAARKPPRRRVVYFPGSTIGNFTPEAAGSFLESMREICGPGGGMLIGVDLKKDRKVLEAAYDDEKGVTREFNLNILRNINREFGADFQADAFEHLSFYNEEEGRIEMHLVSRKAQTVRLGKEKIRLEKDERIHTENSYKYTLDEFGALAAGSGYEVKQVWTDSGRLFSVQYLAAG